The Helianthus annuus cultivar XRQ/B chromosome 16, HanXRQr2.0-SUNRISE, whole genome shotgun sequence genome includes a window with the following:
- the LOC110912521 gene encoding pyruvate decarboxylase 1, protein YSNVKSLLLTIYRITCRSSNQLGLEAAVEETAKLLNKSVKPVIVAGCKLRVAKAQKAFMEFANASGYPIAIMPSAKGLVPEHHPNFIGTYWGAVSTSFVGEIVESADAYIFVGPIFNDYSSVGYSLLIKKEKLITVQPNRVTIGHGPSLGWVFMADFLSALAKKLKKNSTALENYNRIFVPSGVPLKYEKDEPLRVNILFKHIQEMLSGENAVIAETGDSWFNCQKLRLPENCGYEFQMQYGSIGWSVGATLGYAQAAKDKRVIACIGDGSFQVTAQDISTMIRCAQNPIIFLINNGGYTIEVEIHDGPYNVIKNWDYTGLVNAIHNGEGKCWTCKVRTEEELVEAIATATGAQKESLCFIEVFAHKDDTSKELLEWGSRVSAANSRPPNPQ, encoded by the exons TACTCGAATGTTAAATCGTTATTACTTACAATCTATCGCATTACTTGTAGATCAAGCAACCAATTAGGACTAGAAGCAGCAGTGGAAGAGACAGCCAAACTATTAAACAAATCCGTAAAACCGGTCATTGTAGCCGGTTGCAAATTACGTGTCGCAAAGGCGCAAAAAGCTTTTATGGAATTCGCAAACGCTTCCGGATATCCAATAGCGATAATGCCATCAGCCAAAGGACTTGTACCGGAGCACCACCCGAATTTTATCGGGACGTATTGGGGTGCGGTTAGCACCAGCTTTGTTGGGGAGATAGTGGAATCAGCCGATGCGTATATCTTTGTCGGACCCATCTTTAATGATTATAGCTCGGTTGGATACTCGTTGTTGATCAAGAAAGAAAAACTGATCACGGTGCAGCCTAATCGTGTCACAATCGGTCATGGTCCTTCTTTGGGTTGGGTTTTTATGGCGGATTTCTTGAGTGCATTGGCTAAAAAGCTTAAGAAAAACAGCACAGCGTTGGAAAATTATAATAGGATTTTTGTTCCTAGTGGTGTGCCTCTGAAATACGAGAAAGATGAACCTCTTCGGGTCAATATCCTCTTCAAACACATTCAA GAAATGTTAAGTGGAGAAAACGCGGTAATTGCGGAGACAGGTGATTCATGGTTCAATTGTCAAAAGTTACGTCTCCCTGAGAATTGCGG TTATGAATTTCAAATGCAATATGGATCGATCGGATGGTCTGTGGGTGCGACCCTCGGTTATGCTCAAGCAGCTAAAGACAAACGTGTGATCGCTTGTATTGGTGATGGTAGTTTCCAG gTAACAGCACAAGATATTTCAACTATGATTCGTTGTGCACAGAATCCGATCATATTCCTGATCAACAACGGAGGTTATACAATCGAAGTAGAAATCCATGACGGTCCGTATAATGTCATCAAGAACTGGGACTACACCGGTCTTGTCAATGCTATCCACAACGGTGAAGGCAAATGTTGGACTTGCAAG GTTCGAACCGAAGAAGAGCTAGTGGAAGCCATTGCAACAGCAACAGGAGCACAAAAGGAGTCGCTATGTTTTATCGAAGTATTTGCGCACAAAGATGACACAAGCAAAGAGCTACTGGAATGGGGCTCGCGAGTCTCTGCTGCTAATAGCCGTCCTCCAAATCCACAGTAG